A portion of the Lolium rigidum isolate FL_2022 chromosome 1, APGP_CSIRO_Lrig_0.1, whole genome shotgun sequence genome contains these proteins:
- the LOC124682668 gene encoding uncharacterized protein LOC124682668 encodes MASESQSSRQGAVINYSSYHHWYQCKLDNSSSTNLEQWAVNNKERVTSLIITPGSEGGHYSLVPCDELILYTRKSFNAVVHMNNDKLTLRGRYSARNFLIDASHSVRIGDVEEGSLQEYTGDRDKKSDYQGFVKMVNKELFHGKGKPDTITQWLALLLEAKVGCELLQHHFALMEGRHAAEVLMSLNDLLLDLEVSDYPAYKQVISDLAKYKGWQKKCLQMTCFLNDTFLSKDEAGRFRSTYSDDVPGLLKLIRNCRQHTARSEEELFGYIVGHLCPNFMGDFQHAMHRAGYLKNLKLQYVMG; translated from the coding sequence ATGGCATCTGAAAGTCAATCCAGCAGGCAGGGTGCTGTTATAAACTACAGCTCATACCATCACTGGTATCAGTGTAAGCTGGATAATTCAAGCAGTACAAACCTAGAACAGTGGGCTGTTAATAACAAAGAAAGAGTTACAAGTTTGATAATAACCCCTGGGAGTGAAGGGGGGCACTACTCCTTGGTACCTTGCGATGAATTGATACTATATACCAGAAAATCATTCAATGCAGTGGTCCATATGAACAATGATAAGCTGACCCTCAGAGGAAGATATTCTGCAAGAAATTTCCTTATTGATGCATCTCATTCAGTCAGGATTGGGGATGTGGAGgaaggtagcttgcaagagtacaCTGGTGATAGAGATAAGAAGAGTGATTACCAAGGCTTTGTGAAAATGGTCAATAAGGAGCTGTTTCATGGAAAGGGAAAACCTGATACTATCACTCAGTGGTTAGCATTACTGTTAGAAGCTAAAGTTGGGTGTGAGTTGCTACAGCACCATTTTGCTTTGATGGAGGGCCGGCATGCAGCGGAGGTATTGATGTCCCTTAATGACCTGCTCCTTGATTTGGAGGTCAGTGACTACCCTGCTTACAAACAGGTTATATCGGATTTGGCAAAATACAAGGGCTGGCAGAAGAAATGCTTACAGATGACCTGCTTCCTCAATGACACATTTCTGAGCAAAGATGAAGCTGGGCGTTTCAGGAGCACATATAGTGATGATGTGCCTGGCCTACTGAAACTTATCCGGAATTGTAGACAACACACAGCGAGGTCAGAGGAGGAACTATTCGGTTACATTGTGGGCCATCTCTGCCCAAATTTCATGGGAGATTTCCAGCATGCCATGCATAGAGCTGGATATTTGAAGAATCTCAAGCTGCAGTATGTTATGGGTTGA